A window of Macrobrachium rosenbergii isolate ZJJX-2024 chromosome 15, ASM4041242v1, whole genome shotgun sequence contains these coding sequences:
- the LOC136846415 gene encoding uncharacterized protein, which yields MRLPLGGMLLGLLIVPALVHGSSELEEGTPKEKFFLKSYQTTTVTTLSLVVTTVPYFCAFTTAPLSACTGRSLRRKRRLALQDMEPGKLAHLEKSIDEDPGEALEGKDAERLFFTLWQSTTTTVTVTTTATNTSITISALALCTFANYNVPLC from the exons ATG AGGCTGCCGCTCGGAGGAATGCTTTTGGGCCTACTGATTGTCCCTGCGCTGGTGCATGGGTCGTCTGAACTGGAAG AGGGGACACCTAAGGAGAAGTTTTTCCTCAAGTCTTACCAGACGACGACCGTCACAACTCTCAGCCTCGTGGTAACCACTGTACCCTACTTCTGCGCCTTCA CCACTGCCCCACTATCCGCTTGCACCGGGAGGAGTTTGAGGAGGAAACGAAGGCTCGCCTTGCAGGACATGGAACCAGGCAAACTCGCCCACCTGGAGAAGTCGATAGACGAGGATCCTGGGGAGGCTCTGGAGGGGAAAGACGCCGAGAGGCTCTTCTTCACCCTGTGGCAAAGTACGACCACCACCGTCACCGTGACGACCACTGCGACCAACACCAGCATCACCATCTCGGCTTTGGCTTTATGCACTTTTGCTAACTACAACGTTCCGCTTTGCTAA
- the LOC136846416 gene encoding uncharacterized protein: MRLPLGGMLLGLLIVPALVHGSSELKEGPPKEKFFLKSYQTTTVTTLSIAVTTVPYFCIVTNAAPTCTGRNLRRKRKLDIGDAEQGELTLEKSIDEDPGEVSEPKDAERLFFTLWQSTTTTVTVTSTATNTSITISASGYCTFPGFNAPVC, from the exons ATG AGGCTGCCGCTCGGAGGAATGCTTTTGGGCCTACTGATTGTCCCTGCGCTGGTGCATGGGTCGTCTGAACTGAAAG AGGGCCCACCTAAGGAGAAGTTTTTCCTCAAGTCTTACCAGACGACGACCGTGACGACTCTGAGCATTGCGGTAACCACTGTACCCTACTTCTGCATCGTCA CCAATGCGGCACCCACTTGCACCGGGAGGAACTTGAGGAGGAAGCGAAAACTCGATATCGGGGACGCTGAACAGGGCGAACTCACCCTGGAGAAGTCGATAGACGAGGACCCGGGTGAGGTTTCAGAGCCGAAGGACGCCGAGAGGCTCTTCTTCACCCTGTGGCAAAGTACGACCACCACCGTCACCGTGACGAGTACTGCGACCAACACCAGCATCACCATCTCGGCCTCTGGCTACTGCACTTTCCCTGGCTTCAATGCTCCCGTTTGCTAA